In one window of Desulforhabdus amnigena DNA:
- a CDS encoding C-terminal helicase domain-containing protein, with protein sequence MGKIGPGDFSKYQKLLKVIQDKKSGLGWDGKDPLDRLVVFTERIETLKFLEENLKRDLKLKENQITILHGGLSDIEQQDIVDSFGKEEAPIRLLLASDVASEGINLHFLSHKMIHFDIPWSLMVFQQRNGRIDRYGQEREPTIVYLMTESRNEDIQGDTRILDLLIDKDDQAVKNIGDPSALMGVYDIELEENITAKAIEDNLTTQDFESRLQAAAVDPLAILWGEEEVPTGQATDESKRRMPSLFPDDFAYLREAVDYIRRVQPVQAEFDDEQKTANITAPAELENRFKFLPREAWPEDGRFVLSADRKEIMKEIKRSRKEEKVWPKIHLLWEQHPVMNWVNDKVVAAFGRNQAPVLNLNGGLQPGESIFIMSGLVPNRKGHPLVHRWFGIQFINDAFVSIIDMEDVLKRTEIHRKQYPNKGVEVDTSSLKKLIPLAVEKAYEWMKVRRDAFEEVINEKLDAQYKELERLKARKYTQLEFRFSQNGSAAQIVLDRKEKEQREIDRIFDEYLDWIQETMTTEKLPYIRVVSVLKGGW encoded by the coding sequence TTGGGCAAGATCGGCCCGGGTGATTTCAGCAAGTACCAGAAGCTCTTGAAGGTTATTCAGGACAAGAAAAGTGGACTCGGCTGGGACGGGAAAGACCCGCTGGACAGGCTGGTTGTCTTCACCGAGCGGATCGAGACGCTGAAGTTCCTCGAAGAGAACCTGAAACGGGATCTCAAATTGAAGGAGAATCAGATCACCATCCTCCATGGCGGGCTCTCCGATATCGAGCAACAGGACATCGTGGATTCCTTCGGGAAAGAAGAAGCCCCGATCCGGTTGCTCCTGGCTTCCGATGTTGCATCGGAGGGCATCAACCTCCATTTCCTCTCTCACAAGATGATCCATTTCGACATCCCCTGGTCCCTCATGGTCTTCCAGCAGCGCAACGGCCGCATCGACCGGTATGGGCAGGAGCGGGAACCGACCATCGTCTACCTCATGACCGAGAGCCGAAATGAAGATATTCAGGGAGATACCCGGATCTTGGATCTCCTCATCGATAAAGATGACCAGGCGGTGAAAAACATCGGTGACCCGTCGGCTCTCATGGGAGTTTACGACATCGAGCTTGAAGAAAACATCACGGCCAAAGCCATCGAGGATAACCTCACTACCCAGGATTTTGAGTCCAGGCTGCAGGCGGCCGCCGTTGATCCCCTGGCAATCCTTTGGGGAGAAGAAGAGGTACCGACCGGACAGGCAACGGATGAATCGAAGCGGCGCATGCCCTCTCTCTTCCCGGATGATTTTGCCTACCTCAGGGAAGCCGTGGACTATATCCGGCGGGTCCAGCCTGTTCAGGCCGAATTCGACGACGAGCAGAAGACCGCCAATATCACGGCCCCCGCTGAACTGGAAAACCGGTTCAAATTCCTGCCGCGAGAGGCTTGGCCGGAGGATGGGCGATTCGTTCTTTCTGCCGACCGCAAGGAGATCATGAAGGAAATCAAGCGGAGTCGGAAAGAGGAGAAGGTTTGGCCCAAAATTCACCTCCTCTGGGAACAGCATCCCGTAATGAACTGGGTAAACGATAAAGTTGTGGCAGCCTTCGGCCGCAATCAGGCTCCTGTCCTCAACCTGAACGGAGGCCTCCAGCCGGGCGAATCGATCTTCATCATGTCAGGACTCGTTCCGAACCGGAAAGGTCATCCCCTTGTCCATCGATGGTTCGGCATTCAGTTCATCAATGACGCGTTCGTTTCCATCATCGATATGGAAGATGTGCTCAAAAGGACCGAAATCCACCGGAAGCAATACCCGAATAAAGGGGTGGAAGTGGACACCTCATCGCTAAAGAAGCTGATTCCTCTGGCGGTCGAGAAGGCCTACGAGTGGATGAAGGTCCGACGTGACGCATTCGAGGAGGTCATCAACGAGAAGCTCGATGCGCAGTACAAGGAACTTGAGCGGCTCAAAGCCAGAAAGTACACCCAGCTTGAATTCCGGTTTTCACAAAACGGGTCTGCAGCACAGATCGTTTTGGATCGAAAGGAAAAGGAGCAACGGGAGATCGATCGGATCTTCGATGAGTACCTGGACTGGATTCAAGAGACGATGACCACGGAGAAGCTCCCGTACATCCGCGTGGTTTCCGTCTTGAAGGGAGGCTGGTAG
- a CDS encoding Eco57I restriction-modification methylase domain-containing protein encodes MALDLTGISNENEFYTQHYLSVILENDLKNLFSTWSKLEEEENIQPPYAKLEKLARRYFTFRSQLEKLRNPEEILEVQHEFFPMLLESLGYPYAPVVKELDTGELLPLICEIKKKSGAPELWAIETVRQSEETVDPLDLCLAQCQYNGVESDKMLLQDCLADLVTKKIFTQSEPPRWIMLLSHFNVVLLDRSKWNEKRFLRFDLPEILGRREASTLRAVAALLSRDSTCPQDGICLLDTLDESSHKHAFAVSEDLKYAVREAVELIGNEAVHYLRNVKEGIYGKEYSDKLTRECLRYLYRLLFLFYVEARPDLGYAQMKSEEYRTGYSLESLRDLELVPLTTDESRNAFFIHESLQILFNLVFNGFSPQQLATTSGKPVFRMQPLKSHLFDPANTPLLSRVKFRSFVLQRVLELLSLSRPKGNRERRGRISYAQLGINQLGAVYEGLLSYSGFFAETDLYEVKKADAPYNDLDPAYFVKAEDLSKYEDNEKVFNDDGTLKMYPKGTFIYRLAGRNREKSASYYTPEILTQCLVKYALKELLKDKKADDILQLTVCEPALGSGAFLNEVINQLSEVYLKLKQQETGQIIAHDAYVREKQKVKAYIAANNVYGVDLNPTAVELAEVSLWLNTIYDGSSVPWFGMQLATGNSLIGARRQVFSADLLEKNRKGKQTWLDVVPERVPLNETRPPKTVYHFLLPDNGMAHYTDKVVKSMAEEELKKIKAWRSSFIRPFSESEIQTLSRLSQAVDRLWLRCVQDRRAVRSETRENLTVFGQDGAAGQKTPLSIQAKDKLFGEKILSRGMRHSSAYRRLKMIMDYWCALWFWPIEKADLLPSRDEYLMELSAILEGSVYDPVPMDGNQVRMFPAGEQRPKQLKTMDQYGFVDLDNLCREFERLKLVAGLAEQYRFHHWELEFADLFAEREGFDLVVGNPPWIKVEWNEGGVMGDAEPLFVLRSYTAPQLAGLRKEILGRHNLRSGYLSTFEEAEGVQNFLNALQNYPSLKGMQTNLYKCFLPQAWMIGRSTGVSAFLHPEGIYDDPKGGAFRNAVYGRLRHHFQFQNELKLFSDVDHHAKFSINVYGECRSNRVGFSHIANLFIPATVDGCFEHYGNGPVPGIKDDANQWNVTGHAARILQVTDKELALFAGLYDTEGTSAMQARLPALHSRELVSVLQKFADQPRRLGDLQGEYFSTEMWHETNSQKDGTIRRETRFPKATDEWVLSGPHFFVGNPFYKTPRSQCRLNSDYDVLDLTELPDDYLPRTNYVPACGANEYQRRTPKVPWGEKKPITEFYRVNASRALSQSGERTLQGSIIPPKAGHIDSVFSMTLQDITLIPYILGLWMSLPFDFFVKTTGKSDLRNDLAKQLPLPSTQSHWQLVARTLMLTCLAKPFVDLWKVIFNQDFRLDQWAKLDPRLDNAKFAKLTPEWSRHCALRTDYERRQALVEIDVLTAMALGLTLEELKTIYRVQFPVLRQYEADTWYDRNGRIVFTASKGLPGVGFSRPEWEPIKAMKSGSVSRTVMDDTLPGGPRERTIVYEAPFDRCNRERDYETAWAEFERRFARIGKVDML; translated from the coding sequence ATGGCTCTCGATCTTACCGGAATCAGTAATGAAAACGAATTCTACACCCAGCACTACCTGAGCGTGATCCTCGAAAATGATCTGAAAAATCTCTTCTCCACCTGGAGCAAGCTCGAAGAAGAAGAGAACATACAGCCCCCCTACGCCAAACTCGAAAAACTGGCCCGACGGTATTTCACGTTTAGAAGTCAGCTCGAGAAGTTGAGAAACCCTGAGGAGATCCTGGAGGTCCAGCACGAGTTCTTCCCGATGCTCCTGGAATCTCTTGGCTACCCCTATGCCCCCGTGGTGAAGGAACTGGATACCGGCGAGCTTTTGCCCCTGATCTGCGAGATCAAAAAGAAGAGCGGAGCTCCGGAGCTGTGGGCCATCGAGACCGTCCGCCAGTCAGAGGAAACCGTTGACCCCCTCGACCTCTGTCTTGCCCAATGTCAGTACAATGGTGTTGAATCCGACAAGATGCTGCTACAGGACTGCCTGGCCGACCTGGTGACCAAGAAGATTTTCACCCAATCAGAGCCCCCCAGATGGATCATGCTCTTGAGCCATTTCAATGTGGTCCTCCTGGATCGATCCAAGTGGAACGAGAAAAGATTTCTGCGATTCGATCTGCCGGAAATCCTCGGGCGAAGAGAAGCATCCACCCTACGAGCTGTCGCGGCACTGCTTTCCAGGGACAGCACCTGTCCGCAGGACGGGATCTGTCTGCTCGATACTCTGGATGAGAGCTCCCACAAGCATGCGTTTGCCGTTTCCGAAGATCTGAAGTATGCCGTTCGTGAGGCCGTGGAGCTTATTGGAAACGAGGCCGTTCATTACCTACGGAACGTCAAGGAAGGGATCTACGGAAAGGAATACTCGGACAAGCTGACCAGGGAGTGTCTCCGATACCTCTACCGTCTTCTTTTTCTCTTCTATGTAGAAGCCCGGCCGGATCTTGGCTATGCACAGATGAAAAGTGAGGAGTACCGTACCGGGTACAGCCTGGAATCCTTGCGCGACCTGGAATTGGTTCCACTCACCACCGATGAGTCCCGAAACGCCTTCTTCATCCATGAATCGCTTCAAATCCTTTTCAATTTGGTCTTCAACGGGTTCAGTCCGCAGCAGCTGGCGACAACTTCAGGCAAACCCGTCTTTCGTATGCAGCCGCTGAAAAGCCATCTGTTCGATCCGGCGAACACCCCTCTCCTGAGCCGGGTCAAATTCCGAAGCTTTGTGTTGCAGCGGGTCCTGGAACTGTTGTCCCTCTCCAGGCCAAAGGGAAACAGGGAAAGGAGGGGCAGAATCAGCTATGCCCAGCTCGGAATCAACCAGCTGGGGGCCGTCTATGAGGGTTTACTCTCCTACAGCGGCTTCTTTGCCGAGACCGATCTCTATGAAGTCAAGAAGGCCGATGCCCCATACAACGATTTGGATCCCGCCTACTTCGTGAAGGCAGAGGACCTCTCCAAGTACGAGGACAACGAAAAGGTCTTCAATGACGACGGCACCTTGAAAATGTACCCGAAGGGGACCTTCATCTATCGATTGGCCGGACGAAACCGCGAGAAGTCCGCGTCTTATTACACCCCCGAAATCCTCACGCAATGCCTCGTGAAGTATGCCCTCAAGGAACTGCTCAAGGACAAGAAAGCCGACGACATCCTGCAATTGACCGTCTGCGAGCCGGCCCTGGGAAGCGGGGCGTTCTTGAACGAAGTGATCAACCAGTTGTCCGAAGTGTATCTCAAGCTCAAACAGCAGGAAACGGGGCAGATCATCGCTCATGATGCCTATGTAAGAGAGAAGCAGAAGGTCAAAGCCTATATTGCGGCCAATAACGTCTACGGGGTGGACCTGAATCCGACGGCCGTGGAACTGGCTGAAGTGTCCCTCTGGCTCAATACGATCTATGATGGCTCCAGCGTGCCCTGGTTCGGAATGCAGCTGGCAACCGGCAATTCATTGATCGGTGCCAGAAGGCAGGTCTTCTCGGCCGACTTGCTGGAGAAGAACCGAAAAGGAAAGCAGACGTGGCTGGATGTTGTCCCTGAGAGGGTTCCTCTGAATGAGACCCGACCACCCAAGACGGTCTATCATTTCCTGCTGCCGGATAACGGGATGGCCCATTACACCGACAAGGTGGTCAAATCCATGGCCGAGGAGGAACTGAAGAAGATCAAGGCCTGGCGAAGCAGCTTCATTCGACCCTTTTCAGAAAGTGAGATTCAAACCCTTTCACGGTTGTCCCAGGCCGTGGACAGGCTTTGGCTGAGGTGTGTACAGGACCGCCGGGCCGTCCGGAGTGAAACGAGGGAAAACCTCACTGTATTCGGCCAAGATGGGGCGGCCGGTCAAAAGACCCCCCTGAGCATCCAGGCGAAGGACAAGCTCTTCGGTGAAAAGATACTCTCCCGGGGGATGCGCCATTCCAGTGCCTACCGGCGACTGAAAATGATCATGGACTATTGGTGTGCCCTCTGGTTTTGGCCCATCGAAAAAGCGGACCTCCTGCCGAGCCGGGATGAGTACCTGATGGAGCTGTCCGCCATCCTGGAAGGGAGCGTCTACGATCCCGTTCCCATGGATGGAAACCAGGTCCGGATGTTCCCGGCGGGTGAGCAGCGACCGAAGCAGCTCAAGACTATGGACCAGTACGGGTTTGTCGATCTGGACAACCTCTGTAGAGAGTTTGAGCGGCTGAAGCTTGTGGCAGGTTTGGCCGAACAATACCGGTTTCATCATTGGGAGCTGGAATTTGCGGACTTGTTCGCCGAGCGTGAGGGTTTCGATTTGGTCGTGGGAAACCCGCCCTGGATCAAGGTGGAATGGAACGAAGGGGGCGTCATGGGCGACGCTGAGCCGTTGTTTGTCCTCAGATCGTACACGGCCCCGCAGCTTGCAGGGCTCAGGAAGGAGATCTTGGGGCGACACAACCTTCGAAGCGGCTACCTGTCCACATTCGAAGAGGCGGAAGGAGTACAGAACTTCCTCAACGCCCTGCAGAACTACCCATCCCTCAAGGGCATGCAAACCAACCTGTACAAATGCTTCCTCCCCCAAGCCTGGATGATTGGAAGAAGTACGGGCGTTTCTGCCTTTCTTCATCCCGAAGGGATCTACGACGACCCCAAGGGAGGGGCATTCAGAAATGCCGTCTACGGTAGACTCAGGCATCATTTTCAGTTTCAGAACGAGTTGAAACTTTTCTCGGACGTCGATCATCATGCGAAATTCAGCATCAACGTCTACGGCGAGTGCCGTTCCAATCGGGTCGGCTTTTCCCACATTGCCAACCTCTTCATCCCGGCCACAGTGGATGGTTGTTTTGAACATTATGGGAATGGTCCGGTGCCCGGTATTAAGGACGATGCCAATCAGTGGAACGTCACCGGCCATGCCGCCCGTATTCTTCAGGTAACGGACAAAGAACTGGCTCTCTTTGCCGGTCTGTACGATACGGAGGGCACATCGGCCATGCAGGCGCGCCTGCCCGCCCTTCACTCCAGGGAACTGGTGAGCGTCCTCCAGAAGTTCGCCGATCAGCCACGGCGGCTTGGAGACTTGCAGGGCGAGTATTTCTCAACCGAGATGTGGCACGAAACAAACTCGCAGAAAGATGGCACTATCCGGCGGGAGACACGCTTCCCGAAAGCCACCGACGAGTGGGTGCTCTCAGGCCCTCATTTTTTCGTGGGAAACCCATTTTACAAGACGCCCCGCAGCCAGTGCAGGCTCAATTCCGATTATGACGTGCTTGACCTGACTGAACTTCCGGACGATTACCTGCCACGGACGAACTATGTTCCTGCGTGCGGTGCCAATGAGTATCAGAGGCGAACACCGAAGGTGCCTTGGGGGGAAAAGAAACCGATTACTGAATTCTATCGGGTTAATGCCAGTCGGGCGTTGAGCCAATCGGGAGAGCGAACCCTACAGGGTTCCATCATCCCACCAAAGGCTGGTCACATAGATAGTGTGTTCAGTATGACTCTCCAAGACATTACTCTTATTCCTTATATCTTAGGTCTGTGGATGTCATTACCGTTTGATTTTTTTGTAAAAACAACGGGTAAAAGCGATCTTCGGAATGATTTAGCAAAACAACTTCCCTTGCCATCCACACAATCGCACTGGCAGCTGGTAGCCCGTACTCTGATGCTTACTTGCTTGGCCAAGCCCTTTGTAGACCTCTGGAAAGTTATCTTCAATCAGGACTTTCGCTTAGACCAGTGGGCAAAATTGGACCCCCGCCTCGACAACGCCAAATTCGCCAAGCTCACGCCCGAGTGGTCCCGCCATTGCGCCCTGCGAACCGACTACGAGCGCCGTCAAGCCCTCGTTGAAATCGATGTGCTTACGGCCATGGCGCTGGGCCTCACCCTGGAAGAACTGAAGACCATTTACCGGGTGCAGTTCCCGGTTCTTCGCCAGTACGAGGCCGACACCTGGTACGACCGAAACGGCCGCATCGTGTTCACGGCAAGCAAGGGACTGCCCGGCGTCGGCTTTTCCCGCCCCGAATGGGAGCCCATCAAAGCCATGAAGAGCGGGAGCGTCTCCCGGACCGTCATGGACGACACGCTCCCCGGCGGGCCACGGGAGCGAACCATCGTCTACGAGGCTCCCTTCGACCGCTGCAACCGGGAGCGGGATTACGAGACCGCGTGGGCGGAGTTCGAACGACGGTTCGCTCGAATCGGCAAGGTCGATATGTTATAG
- a CDS encoding DUF4160 domain-containing protein, producing the protein MPAISMFYGILIRMFYRDIEKHHVPHIHADYQGQVAVYSIPDGTLLAGELPHNKHKLVVAWIEIHQEDLMADWTLAVNGKKPFPIRGLDQ; encoded by the coding sequence ATGCCTGCAATCTCCATGTTTTATGGGATTCTCATCCGGATGTTTTACCGCGATATCGAAAAACATCACGTCCCACACATACATGCCGATTACCAAGGGCAAGTTGCGGTGTACTCGATTCCCGACGGAACGCTCCTGGCTGGTGAATTGCCACACAACAAGCACAAGCTGGTCGTTGCGTGGATCGAAATTCATCAAGAAGATTTGATGGCTGACTGGACGCTGGCTGTGAACGGCAAGAAACCATTTCCCATCAGAGGACTTGACCAATGA